The sequence below is a genomic window from Draconibacterium halophilum.
TTTGATCGGCTCTGATATCGTCGTTAGAAATAAATACCACTCTAATTCCAGGCACTCCAAAATAGGCCAGATTTCCATCGTTTAAAAGCTGCTCGAGCGGAATGTTTAATGATCCCGGTAAAGCGAATTCTTCGTATTCTGCTGCCGGACGAACATCAACCATTAACAACGACGGATCGCCCTGAATGATCATCTTAGCCACCTGATCGGTTGTTATATATCGTGTAGGCTGAATAATTTCCTGAAGCAACTCCTCAGGAGCAATTTGTGTTGGTTCATCGTTCCCTGTTAAAAACAAGGTTCCGATAGCCAATACAAGCATTAATATGGTTAGAAAAATATAGTTTCTGTTCATAGCGATTAGAATTTATATTGCTTCATGTTTTTACGCACACGCTTCTCGATAAACATTGTTCCCCAGAAAGCAGCAAGTGCCACTACGGTAAATGCAACGGCAAAATATGGTGCCGGAATTCCGGTAATTTCCATAAGCGTTACATTTCCAAGGTCTCCACTGGTAAAGAAGTTTTCGAATAATGGATATGCCAGTGAGAAACCAAATATACCCAGATAAAGTCCTATTGTAAAGAACAAGGCATCGAGTTTACCAATAGCAATACCCGTAAAACTTGTACCCGGGCAAAAGCCACCAATTACAAAACCTACTCCCATTATTATACCACCAACAATCATTGGTGTTAAAAATGTTGGAAGAATAAATATTTGTGAAAGATTGAGCCAGCCAACATAATCGAAATATAACAGACCAACCATTGCCACGATTAACGCAGTAAAAAATACACGAAGTACAACAAAGTTATAGCCGTAAAATACGCCGGCCAGGTTTCTTGAAGAAGAAAAACCGGATGCTTCGAGAATAAATCCAAATGCGACTCCAAGTAAAATTGCGATAACAAAATCCCATCCGCCGCCAATTACACCATTAGGAATTAAAGGTCCCATATTTTATTTCTTTTAATATTCTATTATTTGAATTATAATTCATCTTTTTGATACACAGTTCTCAGTCTCAGTTCTCAAAAATTACTGCTAACTGCGACTGTTAACTGTCAACTTTCTACTAGATCCAAAATTTTCTAAAAAAGTAAGCCACTGCGTACCCCGTACCAAAAATGGCAAACATTACAATTACACCACCTAAGGCAAAAGTGGCAGTACCACTTAATGCTGCGCCACTGGTACATCCGCGGCCAAACTGACTACCCAATCCGAACAATGCTCCACCAATAACGGCAAGTATAAGACGTTTTTTGATTGTAATTCTGGGGCCGTGATCGGTTCTCCACTTCTTAACACGCCCGAAAATAATACCCGACAAAAGACCGCCAATTAAAACACCCAACGATTCGAAAACCAACCAGGTGTACATGGGCGAATGATCGTCGCTAAGAAACTGCCCCATATAGTGGTTCGCCTCAGTGGCTTTGGGTGCAACAGTATTTGAAGTGGTTACAACCGCACTTTTAATGGCTCCGCTGGCGCCTAACCCACGTCCGGTAATATAAATAGTTGCAAGAATTAATAAGCCCAGCAATACGCCTCCCAAATATGGATTTATGTATTTTGGCTTTTCTATATTTGTTTTATCTGAAATCATATTCTGTTATTAAAAGATTGATTAATAGAGGTAACGTGTAATTTGTCCGGCTTCTACCATAATAAAGCGAAACATAAAACCACCAAATAAAATCATTACCGGAGGTAACCATTTTGGTATGTGCATTCCCCAAATCTCAAGTGTCTCGAATAAGGCCGGAAAAATCAAACCAATTACCATTACAAACACCCAGAAACTTACTGTAAATTGTCCGCCAAGGAATAAGTTCGCGGCTTCGATAGCTGTTTCCGATCCGGCGCGAAAGCCCATAAACAGGTGAATTATCAGGAAGATCTCGATGATGATAAATATCAAATCGATACGACCTAATTTCTTCCGCTCCTTTTCATCTTTACTCATCCAGATAATGGATGCCAGTCCCGTTGAAAATCCTGATACCAAAAACAGTGGCCCTAAAATCGAGGTGTTCCACAATGGTCGTGCATTAAATGCCGACAATAAAATACCGGTATATACACCCAATATTATCGACAGGATCATCATTACCCAGGCAAAAGCAACGCGCTGTTTTATCACCCATGCTTCCATTTTATTTACGATCTCCAGCTTCCAGTCCCATCCGGGAATCAGTTCTTTCATATAACTGGCCACCCAAATAAACGATAAAGGTGTAATCGCCATCAATGTCCAGGCTCCCCAACTCATTGGCGAATCAAGACGTATTGTCGTATATAGTTGCCAGAAAAACAGTTTATGTTTTAAATCCCAGAATAAAGCACCCAACCCAATTACTAAAGCCAGAGGCGCAATTATCGGCGCAATTTTTACGGTTGTACGCATTTTATCTGCTTTCCCGCGCACCACATAAAACCCGGCAAAAAATAAAATTCCGGCAGCTAAACCTCCAAGAAACAGGTAGAGCGGAATTTGCCAGTGCCATATATTTAGGTATGGATCGATGTTCGGTATATTACGTCCGCTTACAAATAATTCTTCTTTCATTTCTATCAAATTTAAGTGTTAGGTAAGAAAAAATAATTGTGGTTTTGTTCCGGCCTCGGGTGCCAGTACTTTCCAGGCACGGTCTTTTATGGCCAGCGAAACATCACTGTTCGGATCGTCAAGATCGCCAAAATACAAACACTTGGTAGGACACACGTCAACACAAGCTGTATTTTGTCCTTTCTGTACGCGGTGTAAACAGAAGGTACATTTATCAACATATCCATCGGGGTGCGAATAACGCGCATCGTAAGGACACGATTGAATACAGGCACCACAACCAATACATTTATGGTGTGTTACCGTAACAATTCCACCCTCTTCAATATGACTTGCCCCGGTTGGGCAACACCGCACACATGGAGAATTATCGCAGTGATTACAACGCTCTGAACGTAATTCCAGACTCAAACTCGGATACGTTCCGTCAACGCGTTCCACAATCCAGTCGCGGCAGTAACCGTGCGGTACATTATTCTCTGTTTGACAGGCCACTACACAGTCGCCACACCCAACACACTTTTTGGTGTCTATTGCCATTGCATACCTCATGCTTTAACCTCCTTTCCTTCCATAACAGGATCTTCTGTTAGAAACGTAATAAAGTTTCCTCTCATTCCGGTACCGCCCATAATTGGGTCTACCATAACATTGGTTACCATTTCAGTATCACTCGCTCCTTTTCCAAAGGCTCTTGAGAGTTTTTTGTTACTATGTCCAAATCCATGTACCATGTACACCGAATCCCAACGAATTCGTTCTGTAACCCTTACTTTTACAGGGAATGATGTGATGGCTCCGTCCTGATTTTTCAACCAGACTTCCTGCCCGTTTTCCAGCTCCCACAAATCGGCAACTTTTGGATTTACCCAAACACTGTTTTCGCTCATCAAATCAAAAAGGTTAGGATTATTTGATGTACGGCTGAAAGTGTGCATTGGAGCACGGCCATAAATCAATCGGTAATAATTTGGTTGGGGTTCAGGATGTTTAGTATATTTTGGAATCGCATCAAAACCATGATCTGCAAAATCAACTGAATACAGCTCAATTTTTCCTGTTGTAGTATTGAATTCAAAATCTTCATCATCTCCCAAATAGAGCGGCCCACTCTTACGCGGGTATTTTTTTACACCTACCTTTTTCATTTCTTCCAACGAAGTGCCCAACTGTTTTAGTTGCCAATCAATTACTTCCGAATAATCGTCGTAGTTAAAGTAATCGTGCAATCCCAGGCGTTCTCCAATTTGCTTGGCAATCCACCATCCCGGTTTCGAATCGTATTTTGGTTCGATGGCTGGCATTCGCAAAGCAATATTTGGCTCGCGGTTTGGCGACGCACGCAATGCATCGTAGCGTTCAAGGTATGTCGCCTCAGGCAATACAACATCAGCATAACCAGTAATGTCCATAGGCATGGTATCCATAACCGCAATAAATTCAACCGCATCTGCAGCTTCTTTAAATAATCGTTTATCCGGCATCGACAATGGCAGGTTTGTTCCGGCCACTAACCAGGCTTTTAACTGATGTTTATAATTGTAACGTGGAACAGATGCTTTTAATGCCTCGGTAGTAATTCCCATTGTTGCCAGTGGGTATCTTCCTTCGTTCCAGTCTTTCCAAGTCCATTTTGGTTCAGGGAAATGTGGATGTGGAAATGCAGGAACCGAAACGCCTTCAGGAAAATAAAATCCACCACGTTTTCCCCAGGCTCCCAGAAGTGCATTTAAAATTGCAGTGGCGCGCCCACGTTGTGTGTCGTCGCCATACCATACTACATGGCGTCCGGGGTGAATAATAACAGAAGGCGCTGCACCAGCCATTGCACGGGCAGTCTTTCTTATTTCTTCAGGCTCAATAGTTGTAATACCATAAGCCCATTCCGGGGTCATATCTTTTACATGATCTTTTAAATAATCCAGACCAAAGGTATATTGCTCAACGTAATCCTTATTGTAAAGTTCTTCGAAAACCAACACGTGAATCCATGCCATTAATAAGGCAATATCAGTCGCCGGTTTTATCGACAGCCAATGATTGGAATGTGCAGCTGCAGTTGAAAATCGTGGATCAACAGTTATTATTGTAGCTCCTTTATCAATGGCATCTGACATTTCCTGCACTTGCGAATTGTGCATGTTTTCACCAATGTGCGAACCAATTAACACCAAACACTTGGTATCTCTGATATCGGTATTTTCAGGCGAGCCTACATACGCTCCAAATGTTGAAAAATAGGCCGATGAACGTGGCCCACGACAGTTAGCAAATGCAGGTTCGGCATTACTTTCCGAGCCATAGGCCTTCAGCAAGTGATGAAACTGTCCACCAGGAGTTCCGTGATTAAATAAACCAAAAGCCTCGGGACCGTATTTCTCCTTAACTTCCTTCATTTTATCGGCAACTTTATTTAGTGCCTCATCCCAGGTCGCTTCTCTGAAATACTGCGATCCATCCTTACGTGTATCTCTGATCAATGGTGTTTTTAAGCGGTCCTCATCGTAAACCATACCAACGCCTCCGGTACCACGCGGACACAAGCGCCCGTTACAGTGCGGGTCGTTCTTATTGCCGATAACCTTGCGTATCGTTCCGCTTTTGTCGACATAAGCCCATGCAGCACATTTCCAGAAACAAACTTCGCAATAAGTTGGATACGGAGTAAGATCCTCATCACTTGCCGGACCTTCGATTTTCGATTCGAAGAGTCCAAAACCTTTTGATCCAAAAGCTTTAAAGCTTATGGCTGCAGCTCCGGCTCCGGCAGTTGAAATTTTGATAAAATCCCGTCTTGTCTTCATTCGTCTAAATAGTTTATTTTATTGGTAACTCATGTAACACGCTTTCTTCAAACTGGTATACGAAAAGAGCTTTCTTACATGATCGTTCTATATTTCTTTTCTCCGGATGCTAAGCACTCTCCTCTTTACCTATTCCTTAATTCTGAGCTTGAAAAAGAGCTGGAGAATAAGAGTTTAGCATCTTTTTACAGTTATTCATATATAAGTATCTATATTTTTAGATGTCGCGCAAATATAAAAATGATTTTACATTTTGATGGCTTATGCTCTTAATTTGAAACCATTAAAAATAAGCACATAAGCCAAGTACCATTCAATATTTATTAGAACCTATAGCGCTTACTTCTAAAGCATTATATTATAGTGTAACGAGGAATAAAATTAATTATAATTCGGACTACAATCAGATTTACAAACAAGTTCTTTAACATATGTGCAGATCTACTAAATCGTTGTTTTTTTGATTCATTTAGCTATTAAGTTTGATTTAATAGTTGTCTGTGACTTAACACACTTTCTTAAGTTTTATTAAACAGAAAATTTGAAGGGATTGAGATTTCTCAAATTACTACATTTGTGCCAAAGTAACTACGGATGGAAATCAAAAACCGAAGAGTTTTTTTGAAAGTAGCAGCGGTTGGATTTATTTCTTTTTTTGTATTCATTTGGAATAAATTAACGCTCCGGCATATTGTTACTACCGGAACAGAAGTGGCGTCAGTTCCGCTGAACAAGAACAAAGAAGTGCAATTTTTCGATAAATTCATTATTGTAAATTCAGATCATCAAACAACAGTTTTTTCATCGCACTGCAGCCACCTGGGATGCAAAATTGACAAAATGGAGAATGGAAAACTGGTTTGTCCCTGCCATGGTTCGGAGTATGATTTGCACGGAGAAGTTATAAAAGGGCCGGCTTATAAAAACCTTACAGTACTCAATTCTTCTGTTTCTGATGATGAAAAATCGATAATAATTAAAGGATAAAATGGCAAATAAAAAGGATAAAACTACATTTGGAACATTGGGGGTGGCTATGTTCTGGCTGGTTATTTTATCAGGCATTTTGCTTGCTGTTCCTTTTAATGTGGAGTCGCCTTACCTCAGTGTAAGCACCATGATCGTTACCAATCCGTGGGCAGCACTCATTCGAAATTACCACTACTGGAGCTCGCAGTTTTTCCTCATTTTTAGCCTCATTCATCTTTATGATCATTTCCATTATAAAGAAAATATTGGCCTTAAAAAAGGAATGGCTTTTCGTTTAAGTATTGGGGTGCTGATTATTTTCCTGGCCATGATTACCGGGTTTCTGTTGAAAGGAGATTCAGATAGTGAGCAAGCACGCCAGATTTTGCAAACCCTGGCTGAACGTATTCCGCTAATTGGCCAATCACTGGCCTTTTCGTTGCTCGGCCACCCCGAAAGTTACCAGTTAATTTATGTACACCATATTGCCACTTTTACCGTTTTTATTGCTGTAATAATGATTGAGCACAGCCGAAGAAAATACTGGCCGCCTGTTCTTGATTTTGTTGTTTCGGGCATTGGCGTTTTAGCATTTAGCTACCTTTTTAGTGCACCGTTGCACGACAATTTGAATCCTGCAGTAAAAGGTCCGTGGTACTTTGTTGGTTTTCAGGAAATATTGCACTGGCTGAGCCATCCAGCGTGGTCATTACTGATTTTTCTGATTCTACTTGTTTTACTTTACCTTGTTAATTCGGCGAAAGGAAAAACCATGTTTCTCAGTAAAAGAAGCTTATTGGTTTTTACGGCATTCTACCTGGTTTTAACGGTAATCGGTTTGTTTTTCAGAGGAGAGCGCTGGCAATGGAAAAATCCGTGGCAGGAAAATTACGGTTACGAAGTACTGAATAATTTTAAATCTCCAATAGTAAAACTCTCACCCGAATTTGAGTTGGGAGAAGCCATCGCCTCGCCTATTATTCAGGGACGAAAAGAAAGTTGTCTGGCCTGCCATTCTGAAATGCATGGTTTTACTGATTCACATTCGCCAGATGCCATTGGCTGTGTTTCCTGTCATGGCGGAAATCCCTTTGCAACAGGTAAAAATCAGTCGCATCGTAACATGATTCACATTCCGGGGAACTTGTCAACCGCACCACAATCATGCGGAACCACACAGTGTCATCCTGAAATTGTTGAGCGCGTACCGACCGGACTAATGGCGACTTTAAGCGGAATGATAAGTGTTGATCGTTTTGTTTTTAACGAGCAGGATAACCCCGATGAATTGACCAACGTCCATCAACTCGGCAATTCGGCTGCCGACGAGCATCTGCGGAATTTGTGTGTACGCTGCCACCTAGGAAATCCAAAAAACGAATATGGCCCGATAGATGAAAGCAGTCGTGGCGGAGGTTGCCTGGCCTGTCACCTAAATTACAGCCCTGAAGCAGAAGCTGCGCTTGCTATGGTTAAAGATACTATTGTAAGTGCACACCCGTCGGTGAGTTTGGCCATTAGTAATAATCATTGTTTTGGTTGCCACAGCCGCTCCGGAAGGATTTCAACCAACTACGAAGGCTGGCACGAAACCACACTTGAAACCAAACAAATGCCAGACAACGATAATAACTACCGACTTATTGAAGGCGAACGTGTATTTGTGAAAAAACAACAAGATGTGCACCACGAACTGGGAATGGAATGTATCGATTGTCATCATTCGTATGAAGTAATGGGCGATGGAACACTTTATGCCCACCAGGAAGACCAGACAGATGTACAATGCTCAGATTGCCATTTTACCGGACAACCCAAAACAATAAAAGCCGAAAACCTTGACAATGAATCGGCAATTATTGCGGCTTTACGTTTGGGCAATATTTCGGGTAAAGAATTTTTGGTAACCGGCAAGCACAACCACGCATTGGTAAATACTTTTGTTGAAAACGACACGGCCTTTTTACAAACCAAAAACAGCAATGTAAAAATGGCATTAACGCCTCCGGCAGAGGTTTGTTCGCGTAATGATGCTCACTCCGATTTGGCTTGTTCAAGCTGCCACTCTTCGTGGGTGCCCACCTGTATTGGTTGCCACAACGAATACGATGCCAGCGAACCTTCATACAATATGGTAACCAACAAAGAGCAAACCGGAGGCTGGGTAGAATATTTTGGCGATTATGAAGCCAAACTGCCGTCGCTTGGAATAAGAACAGATGGCGATAAATCGGAGGTAATTCCCGTTGCACCGGGCATGATTTTAACTATCGACAAAAGCACGTACACCAATGATACTGATAACTCAACTATTTTTCATCGTTTGTATGCACCCGTTGCTCCGCACACCACAACCAAAGAAGGGCGGGATTGCAAAACCTGCCATAACAGCTCGCTGGCACTAGGTTACGGCGACGGAAAATTGATCTATGAGATTACTCAAGGGAAAGGCAAATGGACTTTCTCTCCACTTTACCAGCGAGATGTATATGACGGTCTTCCGGCTGATGCCTGGATTGATTTCCTACAAACAAGAACTGGCAAAGTGGCTACACGTTCCAATGTTTCTCCGCTAAGTATTGAGCAGCAACAACAAATCTTAACGGTTGGCGCCTGCCTTACCTGCCACGATGACAACTCGGCTATTATGAAAACCACACTTACTGATTTTGAGGGACAGTTACAAAAACGAAGTTCGGTCTGTGTTCTTCCTGAATGGGAATAAAAGAATCCACAGGAAGTTCATAAACCAATCATATAATTCTCTATCTCATAGAAATTACTCTACATACCATTAACGAAATCCATTTTATGATATATATCACAAGAATTTGGTACATTGCACAATCATTAAAGGTGAAAATCCGGGATTATGGGGAACACTACTTGTAACTGCCAAGACTGTCAGCTTAAGGATATCTTTTTTTCTAACATAAAAACCGATGAACTCCTGAATATCTGCGACCTGAAAGTTGAAAAACAATATTCAAAAGGAGAATCAATTATTCAGGAAGGCGACCTAATTACTGAATTCTTATATATGAAAGAAGGCCTTGTAAAGCTTTCAAAAACAGCTATAAACGGCAAAGATCAGATTATAAGCTTTTCAAAACCATTTGATTTTGTGAGTCTCCTTTCTGTATTTTCTTCAAGCCAATACAAGTATTCTGTTACAGCAATTGAGGAAACAACGGTATGTATTCTACAATTAAGTGTTGTGAAAAATTTCGCTCAGGAAAATGCATTGTTTGTAATGGATATAATGGCACATATTAGCGAAATAACCGATAATATTATTCACGACAATCTGGAGATAAAACGGAAGCACCTTAAGGGACGTATTGCACACGTTTTGCTCTATTTTTCCGACTACATTTATAAAAATGATGAGTTTGAACTGCCGATATCCAGGCGCGAAATTGCCGAATATATTGGAATGACCACTGAAAATGTAATCCGAACTTTATCCGAATTTCGTAAAGATGAAATCATCAAAATAGTTGGAAAAGACATTCTGATTGTCGATAAAAAACGTCTGAAAAGTATTTCAGAATTTGGATGATTGTAAATCCTCCGGGCGGTTCAGGTTAGTAAACAGACGTTTATTCTCCACTTGCAATTCCCCGGCATCCAGCCAGTTTGTTTTCGACTCTTTCAACAGATTTTGCATTCTGTAATCATCAGATTGCAGCCTGTTTCCCATTGCGGGTAAAATGCTTTTGTTGTACAATGCTATCAGAGGCTCCGCACCTTTTTCGGTAAACGGGATAACAGCATCAAAATCGCCGGTGTTGGCCAGAAGAAATTTCAGAAAGTTACTATCAACAAAGGCAGCATCGACACTTAAAACCAGGTTCCAATCGGATTTTGATTGTTTTAATCCGGAAGATATACCGCCCATCGGGCCGCAGTTTTTTATCTCGTCTTCAATAACAGGGTAGCCAAAAGTTGTGTGTGACTGATGATTTGAACTAATTAACAACTCTGAAGAAATAGGTTTGCAAAGCTCAATTGCCCGTTCGAGCAAAGTTTGTCCATCGAGCTCCAGCAAAGCTTTGTCGGTGCCCATTCTTTTACTTTTCCCGCCGGCCAGAATTATTGTGGTGATTTGCATGTGCTAAAAGTACGGAAATAAAAAAAGCTCCAGATAAAATCTGAAGCTTTTGTAGGGTGGATGATGGGATTTGAACCCACGACCTCCGGAACCACAATCCGGCGTTCTAACCAACTGAACTACAACCACCATTTTGTTTGCGGGTGCAAATATAAATATTTTATTCTTTCTACAACTCAAAAAATATAATTTTTGAGTGCTATTTTTGAATGTAATAGCTAGTCGGAAAATTTATTCCGTACATTATGCAACCTCGCAAGCATATTCTTGTCATTAAAATTGAAAGATGAACAGTTGATACAGAAAGAGCACATACATAAAAAAATTATCGAAGCCTGTAAGAAAGGGGATAACCGGGCACGATACAAGCTGTATGAGCTGTACTCAAAAGCTATGTTCAATATTTGTTACCGAATGATGAATAACCGCGAGGAGGCCGAGGACATGTTGCAGGAAGCATTTACACAGGCATTTACCAAACTGGAATCGTTCCGTTACGAATCGAACTTCGGATCGTGGCTTAAACGCATTGTCGTAAACACATGCATTAATGCCATTAACAAACGAAAAGTAGATCTCACCTATTGCGAAGAGATTTACGACTACGACAGCGAACCGGAAAACAACGATTACGAACCGGAATTTACAGTAGCAAATATTACACAGGCAATAGAACACTTGCCCGAAGGAGGAAGAATGGTTTTTTCGTTATATCTGCTTGAGGGTTACGATCATGGCGAAATCGCACAAATACTGGAAATTAAAGAATCGACATCGAAAACCCAGTTTATGCGTGCCAAACGCCGAATTGTTGAACTATTAAAACAAACCCATGGAGATGCTATGGATAAAATATAAGCCATATGGAGAAGAATAGAATGGAAGAATTTATAAAAGCGAATCGCGAGGAGTTTGATTTCAGAACACCATCGCCCGAGGTTTGGGACAAAATTGACGCGGCCACGAAAAAAACAAAAGTTGTTTCGATGCGCCACTATTTTATCCGTGCTGCAGCAGTGGCTGTTATTCTAATTGCCACAGGAATAGTACTTTGGCAAACGAACCTGAACAGCCCGGCCAGACTTGCAGAGAATGCTGATCCGGAGCTAAAAGAACTTATTGAAGCCGAAGCGTTTTACTCACACCAGGTTAACAAGAAAATGAAAGAGATTCAAAAGTGTTACTATACCATTCCAGAACTGAAGGACGAAATTGAAACTGACCTAAACGAATTGGAAGGTATGTATCAGCGACTAAAAAACGATTTGGAAGAAAATATTTCGAATAAAAGTGTTATTGAGGCAATGATTGAAAACAACCGCTACCGGCTACAACTATGCGACGATGTGTTGAACCAGATTAATTGTTAGATAAGGAGGAGAAATGAAAAGAAAAAAATGGAAAATATTTGCAGGGCTGTTGGTTTTTCTTGTTCCGCTAATGGTAAATGCCCAGTTTACCGACACCAAGGAAATTAGAAAATCGTATGCCATTACACCGGAAACACAAATTGAAATTACCAATAAATACGGTAAAATCGATTTTAAAAACTGGGACAAAGATTCGGTGAAGTTCCAGATCAATATCAGGGTAGAAGAAAAGAAACTATCGAAACTGGAAGAATCCATAGAGGAAATTGATTTTGATATTACCAACAGCGAACATTACCTGATTATGCGTACAGTAGTTGAAAAAATAAAAGTACACTGGGCAGGGAAATCAAAAGGTTTAAAGAGACTTTATTAAGCTCCGACGGAAACATTCAGGTGGATTACACCGTTTGGATCCCCGACTCGAACCGCTTAAAAGTTGACAATAAATTTGGCGACATCTACATTGGCGATTACAGGGGAGAAGCAGATATTACACTCTCGAACGGAAACATGAAAGCGCACGATTTCAGCAACCTTAATCTTACGCTGAACTTTGCAGACGCCACCATCAATAAAATTGAAAAAGGACGCTTAGACTGCAATTTCAGCGAACTGTACCTAATAGAAATGGGAACGGTGCACCTGCAAAGCAAATCAACCGAGTTTGAATTACAAAAAGTAGAAAGCCTTTCTGTATCATCGCGCCGCGACAAATTCAGAATCCGTCAAATTGAATTACTCGAT
It includes:
- a CDS encoding Crp/Fnr family transcriptional regulator, with product MGNTTCNCQDCQLKDIFFSNIKTDELLNICDLKVEKQYSKGESIIQEGDLITEFLYMKEGLVKLSKTAINGKDQIISFSKPFDFVSLLSVFSSSQYKYSVTAIEETTVCILQLSVVKNFAQENALFVMDIMAHISEITDNIIHDNLEIKRKHLKGRIAHVLLYFSDYIYKNDEFELPISRREIAEYIGMTTENVIRTLSEFRKDEIIKIVGKDILIVDKKRLKSISEFG
- a CDS encoding molybdenum cofactor guanylyltransferase, which codes for MQITTIILAGGKSKRMGTDKALLELDGQTLLERAIELCKPISSELLISSNHQSHTTFGYPVIEDEIKNCGPMGGISSGLKQSKSDWNLVLSVDAAFVDSNFLKFLLANTGDFDAVIPFTEKGAEPLIALYNKSILPAMGNRLQSDDYRMQNLLKESKTNWLDAGELQVENKRLFTNLNRPEDLQSSKF
- a CDS encoding RNA polymerase sigma factor encodes the protein MIQKEHIHKKIIEACKKGDNRARYKLYELYSKAMFNICYRMMNNREEAEDMLQEAFTQAFTKLESFRYESNFGSWLKRIVVNTCINAINKRKVDLTYCEEIYDYDSEPENNDYEPEFTVANITQAIEHLPEGGRMVFSLYLLEGYDHGEIAQILEIKESTSKTQFMRAKRRIVELLKQTHGDAMDKI